In Heterodontus francisci isolate sHetFra1 unplaced genomic scaffold, sHetFra1.hap1 HAP1_SCAFFOLD_730, whole genome shotgun sequence, one DNA window encodes the following:
- the LOC137361390 gene encoding probable G-protein coupled receptor 139 gives MDRLRDLGAQFHRSLKVAMQVDKVVKKAYAMLAFIVNLVTIVVLSRKKCGLSKCVTQYLVAMAAADLLVIILDLMLRQIPIVFREQLLFMWNLRVCNIHAVLLYAATDCSVWFTVTFTFDRFVVICCQKLKSKYCNEKTAPVVLGTVTVLSCLKNIFWYFMFRNEYMMLILPWFCFVTQEVAQSRMWAIIETLHHILTPCVPFVLVLLLNSLTVKCILVTSRARWRLRSHNNGYSPRDPEMESRRKSIILLFAISGNFILLWAMFMVYSIWIRMWSMGDQSVYIPFYVQQMGVMLQLLSCCTNTCIYAVAQTKFREQLKNVVKYAFAVIVRFMK, from the exons ATGGACAGGCTGAGGGATCTGGGCgcacagttccacaggtcactgaaagtggcaatgcaggtggataaggtagtcaagaaggcatacgccatgcttgccttcatcg TTAATTTGGTGACAATTGTGGTCCTGTCTCGgaaaaagtgtggtctctccaaatgtgtcactcaatacctggtggccatggcagcggcagatctactggtcatcatCCTTGACCTGATGCTGAGGCAGATTCCAATTGTCTTTCGGGAACAGCTTCTTTTCATGTGGAACCTCCGTGTATGTAATattcacgccgtcctgctttatgcagccacagactgttctgtctggttcaccgtcactttcacctttgatcgatttgtggtcatttgttgccagaagctgaaaagtaaatattgcaacgAGAAAACGGcgcctgtggttctgggaacagtgactgtgctgagctgtttaaagaatattttctggtactttatgttcaggaatgaatatatgATGCTGATCCTTCcatggttttgttttgtaacacaAGAGGTTGCACAATCCCGGATGTGGGCGATAATTGAGACACTTCACCACATTCTAACCCCATGTGTTCCATTTGTCCTCGTTCTACTGCTCAATTCTTTAACTGTCAAATGCATTTTAGTGACCAGTAGAGCCCGCTGGAGACTTCGGAGCCACAACAATGGGTACAGtcccagagacccagagatggagagccgaaggaagtcTATCATTTTATTGTTTgccatctcggggaatttcatactgttgtgggcAATGTttatggtgtattctatatggatcCGAATGTGGAGTATGGGAGATCAGTCTGTATATATACCTTTTTATGTACAACAAATGGGAgtcatgcttcagctcctgagttgctgcacaaacacttgtatttatgcaGTGGCGCAGACTAAGTTTcgggagcagttgaagaatgtggtgAAATATGCCTTTGCTGTAATTGTTAGATTCATGAAATAA